In Callospermophilus lateralis isolate mCalLat2 chromosome 19, mCalLat2.hap1, whole genome shotgun sequence, the following are encoded in one genomic region:
- the Ache gene encoding acetylcholinesterase isoform X1, with product MWSRQDLGCSRICSSHTLNVQTTSPRAKALANPGETRAVPLGRASSPSWNRPSVRAPPLSCGLCVDCGLWCPHCKHPAQPKPQSQRKVRAVDPTGPWRVCIGRSSLCYLHLSGCVCLPALSPLACLCPCLCLSPSLPLFFSSSCQPAPPPLQRRDNPWARLLPNLLPPGGLQPLPFAFLSPSRQQPALAAMRPPWCPLHTPSLASPLLFLLLSLLGGGAGAEGREDPELLVTVRGGRLRGIHLKAPGGPVSAFLGIPFAEPPVGPRRFLPPEPKRPWTGVLDATTFQSVCYQYVDTLYPGFEGSEMWNPNRELSEDCLYLNVWTPYPRPASPTPVLVWIYGGGFYSGASSLDVYDGRFLAQVEGTVLVSMNYRVGAFGFLALPGSREAPGNVGLLDQRLALQWVQENVAAFGGDPTSVTLFGESAGAASVGMHLLSPPSRSLFHRAVLQSGAPNGPWATVGMGEARRRATLLARLVGCPPGGSGGNDTELVACLRTRPAQDLVDQEWHVLPQESIFRFSFVPVVDGDFLSDTPEALINAGDFHGLQVLVGVVKDEGSYFLVYGAPGFSKDNESLISRAQFLAGVRVGVPQVSDLAAEAVVLHYTDWLHPEDPERLREAMSAVVGDHNVVCPAAQLAGRLAAQGARVYAYIFEHRASTLSWPLWMGVPHGYEIEFIFGLPLDPSLNYTVQERIFAQRLMRYWTNFARTGDPNDPRNTKGPQWPPYTAGAQQYVSLNLRPLEVRRGLRAQACAFWNRFLPKLLSATASEAPCTCPGPAHGEAAPRPRPGLSLSLLLLLHLHLSRLQRL from the exons ATGTGGAGTAGGCAGGATTTGGGGTGCTCCAGGATCTGTAGCTCCCACACCTTGAATGTCCAAACCACTTCCCCTAGGGCCAAGGCGCTGGCCAACCCAGGAGAGACTAGGGCTGTGCCTTTAGGCCGCGCAAGTTCCCCCAGCTGGAACCGCCCGTCAGTGAGGGCCCCACCCCTGTCCTGTGGCCTGTGCGTGGACTGCGGCCTCTGGTGCCCGCATTGCAAGCACCCTGCCCAGCCCAAGCCACAGAGCCAGAGGAAGGTGAGGGCGGTGGACCCCACGGGGCCCTGGAGGGTATGCATTGGCAGATCTTCTCTCTGTTACCTGcatttgtctgggtgtgtgtgtctgCCTGCTCTGTCCCCTCTTGCCTGTCTATGTCCTTGTCTCTGCctgtctccttccctccctttattTTTCTCCTCCTCTTGCCAACCTGCCCCACCTCCTCTGCAGCGGAGAGATAATCCTTGGGCAAGATTGTTACCTAATCTCCTTCCTCCTGGCGGCCTGCAGCCTTTACCCTTTGCCTTTCTTTCTCCCAGCAGACAACAGCCTGCCCTGGCAGCCATGAGGCCCCCGTGGTGTCCCCTGCACACGCCCTCCCTAGCTTCCccactccttttcctcctcctctctctcctggGAGGAGGGGCCGGGGCTGAGGGCCGAGAGGACCCAGAACTGCTGGTAACTGTCCGTGGGGGCCGGCTGCGGGGCATCCACCTAAAGGCCCCTGGGGGCCCCGTCTCTGCTTTCCTGGGCATCCCCTTTGCCGAGCCACCTGTGGGGCCCCGCCGCTTTCTACCACCTGAGCCCAAGCGGCCCTGGACAGGGGTGCTGGACGCTACGACCTTCCAGAGTGTCTGCTACCAATATGTGGACACCCTGTACCCTGGATTTGAGGGCTCCGAGATGTGGAACCCCAACCGTGAGCTAAGCGAGGACTGCCTCTACCTCAACGTGTGGACACCATACCCCCGGCCTGCATCCCCCACCCCTGTCCTTGTCTGGATCTATGGTGGTGGCTTCTACAGTGGGGCTTCCTCCTTGGACGTGTATGATGGCCGCTTTCTGGCACAGGTTGAGGGGACTGTGCTGGTGTCCATGAACTACCGAGTGGGAGCCTTTGGCTTCTTAGCTCTGCCAGGGAGCCGAGAGGCCCCAGGCAATGTGGGTCTGCTGGATCAGAGGCTAGCACTGCAGTGGGTGCAAGAGAATGTGGCAGCCTTTGGGGGTGACCCAACGTCGGTGACTCTGTTTGGGGAGAGTGCAGGCGCCGCCTCAGTGGGCATGCACCTGCTGTCCCCACCCAGCAGGAGCCTCTTTCATAGGGCTGTGCTGCAGAGCGGTGCACCCAATGGACCCTGGGCCACTGTGGGCATGGGGGAGGCCCGCCGCAGGGCTACACTGCTGGCCCGCCTCGTTGGCTGTCCCCCGGGTGGTTCTGGTGGCAATGACACAGAGCTAGTAGCCTGCCTGCGGACACGGCCAGCTCAAGACCTGGTAGACCAGGAGTGGCACGTGCTGCCTCAGGAAAGTATCTTCCGCTTTTCCTTCGTGCCTGTGGTGGACGGAGACTTCCTCAGTGACACGCCTGAGGCCCTCATCAATGCTGGAGATTTCCACGGCCTGCAG GTGCTGGTGGGTGTGGTGAAGGATGAGGGCTCCTATTTTCTGGTTTATGGGGCCCCAGGCTTCAGCAAAGACAACGAATCTCTCATCAGTCGGGCCCAGTTCCTGGCTGGGGTGCGGGTCGGGGTCCCCCAGGTGAGTGACCTGGCGGCCGAGGCTGTGGTCCTGCATTACACAGACTGGCTGCACCCCGAGGACCCGGAGCGCCTGAGGGAAGCCATGAGTGCCGTGGTGGGTGACCACAATGTCGTGTGCCCTGCGGCTCAGCTAGCTGGGCGACTGGCAGCCCAGGGGGCCCGAGTCTATGCCTACATCTTTGAACACCGTGCCTCCACGCTCTCCTGGCCCCTCTGGATGGGGGTGCCCCATGGCTACGAGATTGAGTTCATCTTTGGGCTTCCCCTGGACCCCTCACTGAACTACACTGTCCAGGAAAGAATCTTTGCCCAGCGGTTGATGAGATACTGGACCAACTTTGCCCGCACAGG GGACCCCAATGACCCGCGCAACACCAAGGGCCCGCAGTGGCCACCATACACTGCAGGTGCGCAGCAGTACGTGAGCCTCAATCTTCGGCCGCTGGAGGTGCGGCGGGGGCTGCGCGCCCAGGCCTGCGCCTTCTGGAACAGATTTCTACCCAAATTGCTCAGCGCCACTG CCTCGGAGGCTCCCTGCACCTGCCCAGGCCCTGCCCATGGGGAGGCTGCCCCGAGGCCCAGGCCCGGCCTCTCCCtgtccctcctccttctcctccacctccacctctccCGGCTTCAGCGGCTGTGA
- the Ache gene encoding acetylcholinesterase isoform X2 → MWSRQDLGCSRICSSHTLNVQTTSPRAKALANPGETRAVPLGRASSPSWNRPSVRAPPLSCGLCVDCGLWCPHCKHPAQPKPQSQRKVRAVDPTGPWRVCIGRSSLCYLHLSGCVCLPALSPLACLCPCLCLSPSLPLFFSSSCQPAPPPLQRRDNPWARLLPNLLPPGGLQPLPFAFLSPSRQQPALAAMRPPWCPLHTPSLASPLLFLLLSLLGGGAGAEGREDPELLVTVRGGRLRGIHLKAPGGPVSAFLGIPFAEPPVGPRRFLPPEPKRPWTGVLDATTFQSVCYQYVDTLYPGFEGSEMWNPNRELSEDCLYLNVWTPYPRPASPTPVLVWIYGGGFYSGASSLDVYDGRFLAQVEGTVLVSMNYRVGAFGFLALPGSREAPGNVGLLDQRLALQWVQENVAAFGGDPTSVTLFGESAGAASVGMHLLSPPSRSLFHRAVLQSGAPNGPWATVGMGEARRRATLLARLVGCPPGGSGGNDTELVACLRTRPAQDLVDQEWHVLPQESIFRFSFVPVVDGDFLSDTPEALINAGDFHGLQVLVGVVKDEGSYFLVYGAPGFSKDNESLISRAQFLAGVRVGVPQVSDLAAEAVVLHYTDWLHPEDPERLREAMSAVVGDHNVVCPAAQLAGRLAAQGARVYAYIFEHRASTLSWPLWMGVPHGYEIEFIFGLPLDPSLNYTVQERIFAQRLMRYWTNFARTGDPNDPRNTKGPQWPPYTAGAQQYVSLNLRPLEVRRGLRAQACAFWNRFLPKLLSATDTLDEAERQWKAEFHLWSSYMVHWKNQFDHYSKQDRCSDL, encoded by the exons ATGTGGAGTAGGCAGGATTTGGGGTGCTCCAGGATCTGTAGCTCCCACACCTTGAATGTCCAAACCACTTCCCCTAGGGCCAAGGCGCTGGCCAACCCAGGAGAGACTAGGGCTGTGCCTTTAGGCCGCGCAAGTTCCCCCAGCTGGAACCGCCCGTCAGTGAGGGCCCCACCCCTGTCCTGTGGCCTGTGCGTGGACTGCGGCCTCTGGTGCCCGCATTGCAAGCACCCTGCCCAGCCCAAGCCACAGAGCCAGAGGAAGGTGAGGGCGGTGGACCCCACGGGGCCCTGGAGGGTATGCATTGGCAGATCTTCTCTCTGTTACCTGcatttgtctgggtgtgtgtgtctgCCTGCTCTGTCCCCTCTTGCCTGTCTATGTCCTTGTCTCTGCctgtctccttccctccctttattTTTCTCCTCCTCTTGCCAACCTGCCCCACCTCCTCTGCAGCGGAGAGATAATCCTTGGGCAAGATTGTTACCTAATCTCCTTCCTCCTGGCGGCCTGCAGCCTTTACCCTTTGCCTTTCTTTCTCCCAGCAGACAACAGCCTGCCCTGGCAGCCATGAGGCCCCCGTGGTGTCCCCTGCACACGCCCTCCCTAGCTTCCccactccttttcctcctcctctctctcctggGAGGAGGGGCCGGGGCTGAGGGCCGAGAGGACCCAGAACTGCTGGTAACTGTCCGTGGGGGCCGGCTGCGGGGCATCCACCTAAAGGCCCCTGGGGGCCCCGTCTCTGCTTTCCTGGGCATCCCCTTTGCCGAGCCACCTGTGGGGCCCCGCCGCTTTCTACCACCTGAGCCCAAGCGGCCCTGGACAGGGGTGCTGGACGCTACGACCTTCCAGAGTGTCTGCTACCAATATGTGGACACCCTGTACCCTGGATTTGAGGGCTCCGAGATGTGGAACCCCAACCGTGAGCTAAGCGAGGACTGCCTCTACCTCAACGTGTGGACACCATACCCCCGGCCTGCATCCCCCACCCCTGTCCTTGTCTGGATCTATGGTGGTGGCTTCTACAGTGGGGCTTCCTCCTTGGACGTGTATGATGGCCGCTTTCTGGCACAGGTTGAGGGGACTGTGCTGGTGTCCATGAACTACCGAGTGGGAGCCTTTGGCTTCTTAGCTCTGCCAGGGAGCCGAGAGGCCCCAGGCAATGTGGGTCTGCTGGATCAGAGGCTAGCACTGCAGTGGGTGCAAGAGAATGTGGCAGCCTTTGGGGGTGACCCAACGTCGGTGACTCTGTTTGGGGAGAGTGCAGGCGCCGCCTCAGTGGGCATGCACCTGCTGTCCCCACCCAGCAGGAGCCTCTTTCATAGGGCTGTGCTGCAGAGCGGTGCACCCAATGGACCCTGGGCCACTGTGGGCATGGGGGAGGCCCGCCGCAGGGCTACACTGCTGGCCCGCCTCGTTGGCTGTCCCCCGGGTGGTTCTGGTGGCAATGACACAGAGCTAGTAGCCTGCCTGCGGACACGGCCAGCTCAAGACCTGGTAGACCAGGAGTGGCACGTGCTGCCTCAGGAAAGTATCTTCCGCTTTTCCTTCGTGCCTGTGGTGGACGGAGACTTCCTCAGTGACACGCCTGAGGCCCTCATCAATGCTGGAGATTTCCACGGCCTGCAG GTGCTGGTGGGTGTGGTGAAGGATGAGGGCTCCTATTTTCTGGTTTATGGGGCCCCAGGCTTCAGCAAAGACAACGAATCTCTCATCAGTCGGGCCCAGTTCCTGGCTGGGGTGCGGGTCGGGGTCCCCCAGGTGAGTGACCTGGCGGCCGAGGCTGTGGTCCTGCATTACACAGACTGGCTGCACCCCGAGGACCCGGAGCGCCTGAGGGAAGCCATGAGTGCCGTGGTGGGTGACCACAATGTCGTGTGCCCTGCGGCTCAGCTAGCTGGGCGACTGGCAGCCCAGGGGGCCCGAGTCTATGCCTACATCTTTGAACACCGTGCCTCCACGCTCTCCTGGCCCCTCTGGATGGGGGTGCCCCATGGCTACGAGATTGAGTTCATCTTTGGGCTTCCCCTGGACCCCTCACTGAACTACACTGTCCAGGAAAGAATCTTTGCCCAGCGGTTGATGAGATACTGGACCAACTTTGCCCGCACAGG GGACCCCAATGACCCGCGCAACACCAAGGGCCCGCAGTGGCCACCATACACTGCAGGTGCGCAGCAGTACGTGAGCCTCAATCTTCGGCCGCTGGAGGTGCGGCGGGGGCTGCGCGCCCAGGCCTGCGCCTTCTGGAACAGATTTCTACCCAAATTGCTCAGCGCCACTG ACACGCTGGACGAAGCAGAGCGCCAGTGGAAGGCCGAGTTCCACCTCTGGAGCTCCTACATGGTGCACTGGAAGAACCAGTTCGACCATTACAGCAAGCAGGATCGCTGCTCAGACCTGTGA
- the Ache gene encoding acetylcholinesterase isoform X4, whose protein sequence is MWSRQDLGCSRICSSHTLNVQTTSPRAKALANPGETRAVPLGRASSPSWNRPSVRAPPLSCGLCVDCGLWCPHCKHPAQPKPQSQRKVRAVDPTGPWRVCIGRSSLCYLHLSGCVCLPALSPLACLCPCLCLSPSLPLFFSSSCQPAPPPLQRRDNPWARLLPNLLPPGGLQPLPFAFLSPSRQQPALAAMRPPWCPLHTPSLASPLLFLLLSLLGGGAGAEGREDPELLVTVRGGRLRGIHLKAPGGPVSAFLGIPFAEPPVGPRRFLPPEPKRPWTGVLDATTFQSVCYQYVDTLYPGFEGSEMWNPNRELSEDCLYLNVWTPYPRPASPTPVLVWIYGGGFYSGASSLDVYDGRFLAQVEGTVLVSMNYRVGAFGFLALPGSREAPGNVGLLDQRLALQWVQENVAAFGGDPTSVTLFGESAGAASVGMHLLSPPSRSLFHRAVLQSGAPNGPWATVGMGEARRRATLLARLVGCPPGGSGGNDTELVACLRTRPAQDLVDQEWHVLPQESIFRFSFVPVVDGDFLSDTPEALINAGDFHGLQTGCTPRTRSA, encoded by the exons ATGTGGAGTAGGCAGGATTTGGGGTGCTCCAGGATCTGTAGCTCCCACACCTTGAATGTCCAAACCACTTCCCCTAGGGCCAAGGCGCTGGCCAACCCAGGAGAGACTAGGGCTGTGCCTTTAGGCCGCGCAAGTTCCCCCAGCTGGAACCGCCCGTCAGTGAGGGCCCCACCCCTGTCCTGTGGCCTGTGCGTGGACTGCGGCCTCTGGTGCCCGCATTGCAAGCACCCTGCCCAGCCCAAGCCACAGAGCCAGAGGAAGGTGAGGGCGGTGGACCCCACGGGGCCCTGGAGGGTATGCATTGGCAGATCTTCTCTCTGTTACCTGcatttgtctgggtgtgtgtgtctgCCTGCTCTGTCCCCTCTTGCCTGTCTATGTCCTTGTCTCTGCctgtctccttccctccctttattTTTCTCCTCCTCTTGCCAACCTGCCCCACCTCCTCTGCAGCGGAGAGATAATCCTTGGGCAAGATTGTTACCTAATCTCCTTCCTCCTGGCGGCCTGCAGCCTTTACCCTTTGCCTTTCTTTCTCCCAGCAGACAACAGCCTGCCCTGGCAGCCATGAGGCCCCCGTGGTGTCCCCTGCACACGCCCTCCCTAGCTTCCccactccttttcctcctcctctctctcctggGAGGAGGGGCCGGGGCTGAGGGCCGAGAGGACCCAGAACTGCTGGTAACTGTCCGTGGGGGCCGGCTGCGGGGCATCCACCTAAAGGCCCCTGGGGGCCCCGTCTCTGCTTTCCTGGGCATCCCCTTTGCCGAGCCACCTGTGGGGCCCCGCCGCTTTCTACCACCTGAGCCCAAGCGGCCCTGGACAGGGGTGCTGGACGCTACGACCTTCCAGAGTGTCTGCTACCAATATGTGGACACCCTGTACCCTGGATTTGAGGGCTCCGAGATGTGGAACCCCAACCGTGAGCTAAGCGAGGACTGCCTCTACCTCAACGTGTGGACACCATACCCCCGGCCTGCATCCCCCACCCCTGTCCTTGTCTGGATCTATGGTGGTGGCTTCTACAGTGGGGCTTCCTCCTTGGACGTGTATGATGGCCGCTTTCTGGCACAGGTTGAGGGGACTGTGCTGGTGTCCATGAACTACCGAGTGGGAGCCTTTGGCTTCTTAGCTCTGCCAGGGAGCCGAGAGGCCCCAGGCAATGTGGGTCTGCTGGATCAGAGGCTAGCACTGCAGTGGGTGCAAGAGAATGTGGCAGCCTTTGGGGGTGACCCAACGTCGGTGACTCTGTTTGGGGAGAGTGCAGGCGCCGCCTCAGTGGGCATGCACCTGCTGTCCCCACCCAGCAGGAGCCTCTTTCATAGGGCTGTGCTGCAGAGCGGTGCACCCAATGGACCCTGGGCCACTGTGGGCATGGGGGAGGCCCGCCGCAGGGCTACACTGCTGGCCCGCCTCGTTGGCTGTCCCCCGGGTGGTTCTGGTGGCAATGACACAGAGCTAGTAGCCTGCCTGCGGACACGGCCAGCTCAAGACCTGGTAGACCAGGAGTGGCACGTGCTGCCTCAGGAAAGTATCTTCCGCTTTTCCTTCGTGCCTGTGGTGGACGGAGACTTCCTCAGTGACACGCCTGAGGCCCTCATCAATGCTGGAGATTTCCACGGCCTGCAG ACTGGCTGCACCCCGAGGACCCGGAGCGCCTGA
- the Ache gene encoding acetylcholinesterase isoform X3 yields MRPPWCPLHTPSLASPLLFLLLSLLGGGAGAEGREDPELLVTVRGGRLRGIHLKAPGGPVSAFLGIPFAEPPVGPRRFLPPEPKRPWTGVLDATTFQSVCYQYVDTLYPGFEGSEMWNPNRELSEDCLYLNVWTPYPRPASPTPVLVWIYGGGFYSGASSLDVYDGRFLAQVEGTVLVSMNYRVGAFGFLALPGSREAPGNVGLLDQRLALQWVQENVAAFGGDPTSVTLFGESAGAASVGMHLLSPPSRSLFHRAVLQSGAPNGPWATVGMGEARRRATLLARLVGCPPGGSGGNDTELVACLRTRPAQDLVDQEWHVLPQESIFRFSFVPVVDGDFLSDTPEALINAGDFHGLQVLVGVVKDEGSYFLVYGAPGFSKDNESLISRAQFLAGVRVGVPQVSDLAAEAVVLHYTDWLHPEDPERLREAMSAVVGDHNVVCPAAQLAGRLAAQGARVYAYIFEHRASTLSWPLWMGVPHGYEIEFIFGLPLDPSLNYTVQERIFAQRLMRYWTNFARTGDPNDPRNTKGPQWPPYTAGAQQYVSLNLRPLEVRRGLRAQACAFWNRFLPKLLSATASEAPCTCPGPAHGEAAPRPRPGLSLSLLLLLHLHLSRLQRL; encoded by the exons ATGAGGCCCCCGTGGTGTCCCCTGCACACGCCCTCCCTAGCTTCCccactccttttcctcctcctctctctcctggGAGGAGGGGCCGGGGCTGAGGGCCGAGAGGACCCAGAACTGCTGGTAACTGTCCGTGGGGGCCGGCTGCGGGGCATCCACCTAAAGGCCCCTGGGGGCCCCGTCTCTGCTTTCCTGGGCATCCCCTTTGCCGAGCCACCTGTGGGGCCCCGCCGCTTTCTACCACCTGAGCCCAAGCGGCCCTGGACAGGGGTGCTGGACGCTACGACCTTCCAGAGTGTCTGCTACCAATATGTGGACACCCTGTACCCTGGATTTGAGGGCTCCGAGATGTGGAACCCCAACCGTGAGCTAAGCGAGGACTGCCTCTACCTCAACGTGTGGACACCATACCCCCGGCCTGCATCCCCCACCCCTGTCCTTGTCTGGATCTATGGTGGTGGCTTCTACAGTGGGGCTTCCTCCTTGGACGTGTATGATGGCCGCTTTCTGGCACAGGTTGAGGGGACTGTGCTGGTGTCCATGAACTACCGAGTGGGAGCCTTTGGCTTCTTAGCTCTGCCAGGGAGCCGAGAGGCCCCAGGCAATGTGGGTCTGCTGGATCAGAGGCTAGCACTGCAGTGGGTGCAAGAGAATGTGGCAGCCTTTGGGGGTGACCCAACGTCGGTGACTCTGTTTGGGGAGAGTGCAGGCGCCGCCTCAGTGGGCATGCACCTGCTGTCCCCACCCAGCAGGAGCCTCTTTCATAGGGCTGTGCTGCAGAGCGGTGCACCCAATGGACCCTGGGCCACTGTGGGCATGGGGGAGGCCCGCCGCAGGGCTACACTGCTGGCCCGCCTCGTTGGCTGTCCCCCGGGTGGTTCTGGTGGCAATGACACAGAGCTAGTAGCCTGCCTGCGGACACGGCCAGCTCAAGACCTGGTAGACCAGGAGTGGCACGTGCTGCCTCAGGAAAGTATCTTCCGCTTTTCCTTCGTGCCTGTGGTGGACGGAGACTTCCTCAGTGACACGCCTGAGGCCCTCATCAATGCTGGAGATTTCCACGGCCTGCAG GTGCTGGTGGGTGTGGTGAAGGATGAGGGCTCCTATTTTCTGGTTTATGGGGCCCCAGGCTTCAGCAAAGACAACGAATCTCTCATCAGTCGGGCCCAGTTCCTGGCTGGGGTGCGGGTCGGGGTCCCCCAGGTGAGTGACCTGGCGGCCGAGGCTGTGGTCCTGCATTACACAGACTGGCTGCACCCCGAGGACCCGGAGCGCCTGAGGGAAGCCATGAGTGCCGTGGTGGGTGACCACAATGTCGTGTGCCCTGCGGCTCAGCTAGCTGGGCGACTGGCAGCCCAGGGGGCCCGAGTCTATGCCTACATCTTTGAACACCGTGCCTCCACGCTCTCCTGGCCCCTCTGGATGGGGGTGCCCCATGGCTACGAGATTGAGTTCATCTTTGGGCTTCCCCTGGACCCCTCACTGAACTACACTGTCCAGGAAAGAATCTTTGCCCAGCGGTTGATGAGATACTGGACCAACTTTGCCCGCACAGG GGACCCCAATGACCCGCGCAACACCAAGGGCCCGCAGTGGCCACCATACACTGCAGGTGCGCAGCAGTACGTGAGCCTCAATCTTCGGCCGCTGGAGGTGCGGCGGGGGCTGCGCGCCCAGGCCTGCGCCTTCTGGAACAGATTTCTACCCAAATTGCTCAGCGCCACTG CCTCGGAGGCTCCCTGCACCTGCCCAGGCCCTGCCCATGGGGAGGCTGCCCCGAGGCCCAGGCCCGGCCTCTCCCtgtccctcctccttctcctccacctccacctctccCGGCTTCAGCGGCTGTGA
- the Ufsp1 gene encoding ufm1-specific protease 1: MQAALEDMGDKPPGFRGSQSWIGCVEASLCLAHFGGPQGRLCHVPRGVGLQGELERLYSHFTSGGSPVMVGGDADAQSKALLGICLGPGTEAYVLILDPHYWGTPKHPSELQAARRVGWQEVSTAFDPNSFYNLCLTRPNSDKNQHTLD, translated from the coding sequence ATGCAGGCGGCCCTGGAGGACATGGGCGACAAGCCCCCAGGGTTCAGGGGCTCCCAGAGCTGGATCGGCTGCGTAGAAGCCAGCCTCTGCCTCGCACACTTCGGAGGGCCCCAGGGGCGCCTGTGCCATGTGCCCCGTGGAGTAGGGCTTCAAGGGGAGCTGGAGAGGCTTTACTCACACTTCACTTCAGGCGGCAGCCCAGTGATGGTGGGAGGGGATGCAGATGCCCAGTCCAAGGCCCTGCTGGGAATCTGCCTGGGCCCAGGCACTGAAGCCTATGTCCTGATACTGGATCCTCACTACTGGGGCACTCCAAAACACCCTAGTGAACTACAGGCTGCCAGGCGGGTTGGCTGGCAAGAGGTAAGCACAGCCTTTGACCCCAACTCCTTCTACAACCTGTGCCTGACCAGACCTAACTCTGACAAGAATCAGCACACCCTGGACTGA